A stretch of Pseudomonas sp. LS.1a DNA encodes these proteins:
- a CDS encoding sigma-54-dependent transcriptional regulator has product MRIKVHCQNRIGILRDILNLLVEYGINVLRGEVGGDHGNAIYLHCPNLINLQFQALRPKFEAIAGVFGVKRVGLMPSERRHMELNALLGALDFPVLSIDMGGSIVAANRAAAQLLGVRVDEVPGMPLARYVEDFDLPELVRANKSRINGLRIKVKGDVFLADIAPLQSEHDDSEALAGAVLTLHRADRIGERIYNVRKQELRGFDSIFQSSRVMAAVVREARRMAPLDAPLLIEGETGTGKELLARACHLASPRGQSPLMALNCAGLPESMAETELFGYGPGAFEGARAEGKLGLLELTAGGTLFLDGVGEMSPRLQVKLLRFLQDGCFRRVGSDEEVYLDVRVICATQVDLSELCARGEFRQDLYHRLNVLSLHIPPLRECMDGLEGLVQHFLDQASRQIGCAMPRLAPAAMDKLSQYHWPGNVRQLENVLFQAVSLCEGGVVKSEHIRLPDYGVRQPLGEFSLDGDLSQIVGRFEKAVLESLMGEFPSSRALGKRLGVSHTTIANKLRDYSLGKSAD; this is encoded by the coding sequence ATGCGTATCAAAGTGCATTGCCAGAACCGCATTGGCATCCTGCGCGACATCCTCAACCTGCTGGTGGAATACGGCATCAACGTGCTGCGCGGCGAGGTGGGTGGTGACCATGGCAACGCCATCTACCTGCATTGCCCGAACCTGATCAATTTGCAGTTCCAGGCGCTGCGGCCGAAGTTCGAGGCCATCGCCGGAGTGTTCGGCGTCAAGCGTGTGGGGCTGATGCCCAGCGAGCGTCGGCACATGGAGCTGAATGCGTTGCTGGGGGCGCTGGACTTCCCGGTGCTGTCGATCGACATGGGTGGCAGCATCGTCGCCGCCAACCGTGCCGCTGCGCAGCTGCTGGGGGTGCGGGTGGACGAGGTGCCAGGCATGCCGCTGGCGCGTTATGTGGAGGACTTCGACCTGCCGGAGCTGGTGCGGGCCAACAAGTCGCGCATCAACGGCCTGCGCATCAAGGTCAAGGGTGATGTGTTCCTGGCCGATATCGCGCCGCTGCAGTCCGAGCACGACGACAGCGAGGCACTGGCCGGTGCAGTGTTGACCCTGCACCGCGCCGACCGTATCGGTGAGCGCATCTACAACGTGCGCAAGCAGGAGCTGCGCGGTTTCGACAGTATCTTCCAGAGCTCGCGGGTGATGGCGGCGGTGGTGCGTGAGGCGCGGCGCATGGCGCCGCTGGATGCGCCATTGCTGATCGAGGGTGAGACCGGCACCGGCAAGGAGTTGCTGGCGCGTGCCTGCCACTTGGCCAGCCCGCGCGGCCAGTCGCCGCTGATGGCACTCAATTGCGCCGGGTTGCCCGAGTCGATGGCCGAGACCGAGTTGTTCGGTTACGGCCCCGGGGCCTTCGAAGGGGCGCGGGCCGAGGGCAAGCTGGGGCTGCTGGAGCTGACCGCCGGTGGCACGCTGTTCCTTGACGGGGTAGGGGAGATGAGCCCGCGCCTGCAGGTAAAGCTGCTGCGTTTTCTGCAGGATGGCTGCTTCCGTCGCGTAGGCAGCGATGAAGAGGTGTACCTGGATGTGCGGGTGATCTGCGCGACCCAGGTGGATTTGTCCGAGTTGTGTGCCCGTGGCGAGTTTCGTCAGGACCTGTATCACCGGCTCAATGTGTTGTCGCTGCACATTCCGCCATTGCGCGAATGCATGGATGGCCTGGAAGGGCTGGTGCAGCACTTTCTCGATCAGGCCAGCCGGCAGATCGGCTGCGCCATGCCGCGCCTGGCGCCGGCAGCGATGGACAAACTCAGCCAGTACCATTGGCCGGGTAATGTCAGGCAGTTGGAAAACGTGTTGTTCCAGGCAGTTTCGTTATGCGAAGGCGGTGTGGTTAAAAGTGAACATATACGTTTGCCGGATTATGGTGTGCGTCAACCGCTGGGTGAGTTTTCGCTGGACGGGGATCTTTCGCAGATTGTCGGGCGCTTTGAAAAAGCGGTGCTGGAAAGTTTGATGGGGGAATTCCCGAGTAGTCGGGCTTTAGGGAAAAGACTGGGTGTTTCACATACCACGATTGCCAACAAGTTGAGAGATTATTCGTTGGGCAAGTCAGCGGATTAA